A segment of the Ictalurus punctatus breed USDA103 chromosome 24, Coco_2.0, whole genome shotgun sequence genome:
TGATTTTCCATCTTCACCCCTTACAGATATAAACACATGAACTTCTTGGTCCATTAAATCAAGTGATGCAGAATAGGAAATGAATTTTGTGTAAGGTATAAAGACGTCTAAGTGTATCTTTGCCTTAAACATTCAGTAAGAGATGTGAAGTACATCTTCTAAGAGAAACGATGAGTTTAGCTGAACATTGCTAATATTTGACTTTAAAACCCTAATAGCATACTAACCGAGGACAAGTATAGGCTTGCTGAGTTTAGACACCTATAAGAGTTATTGTAAGGGCAAATggatcatgcaaaaaaaaaaaaatatatatatatatatatatatatatatatatatatatatatatatatatatatatatatatatatatatatatatatatatatcttagaaagtgaaaatatcttgactGAGCACACTAAAGCTTGGGTTTATTTTATAACAAGCAATGTTGGCTTGAATTAGTATATCagatcttttcatttattttatttatttatttatttttgcttgaaATAATTGcttcacatttacaaaattatcCACCAATAAGATCATTTAATTCTCAAAATGAGTACAAATGTCCATAAATATGGTTAGCAATCaaatataatcatataaatacataacaagaaatattagatcattctttttaaaattcagtaTATTTTCCCTAAATATACTTTAGGGTTTTGTGATAGAATCATGTTTTATCTGCCTGCTTGGATTTTCTGTTTAACAATGCTGGCAGTTTCTTATGTGGAGGAAACACATGATCAAAAAATGATGACTAGGAAATCTTGAAGTAACCATAGCCATCTGTGGCCGAGATAGCACAGCTGGGCCTGCTGTTTGGGTGGGAGGGTGTCTAACAAAGCAAGACAATTGTGGGCATCAGTAAATCCATGTATACTGTCAGTTGCCCTGTCACATTAATCTTCTAAAAGATGTGGAGGGCTTATCTATCTTGAAGGAAGTACATGTATATGTTAGCATTCACTTTCCCCTGCAAAAATAGCCCTTAGGAAGTGAAGATATTACTGAATGCTGGTGGACGAGACATCTCTGTACTAACAGTATACATGACAAACAGCACATCTGGCAAACAACAACACATTCTACTCTCGATTTTACTGAAAATAGACCACATTTCGACAAATTCACAGGTCAAAATTCACCTAGCTACCAGGAGTAAATGTGTCTTCCATATTTTGCATcattttccccttcagtgaactgGCTCCCAGATataaaaaatcagaaatgctATGGCAAAACCAAAGATGTTAGCACCTCTGTATACTACCTCAATGTGATGgcaatgtatttttatttccataCTGTATCCATTCAGGTCTTTTCTCCTGTCatatatttgaataaatattctGACTTGGCTAAGCAAGACGGACACTAAATCATAAGAACATAAAAGAAGGACATTGTGGTAACCAGTTGCATGTTGAGATGGAACTTCCACACATTGTACCAATGTTGGACACACTATCAGGGACatgtcactcagtcagtcagggACATGgagtattttattcattttttttagcaaagAACTGGactgtatattatacacacagtatagtGGGCTTCAGTCCTGTGTAATGATAAAGCTTCCCACTAGCTTGGACAGGAAAAGGCAAAATCGGTTTTGATCCTTAGTTCCTATCCAGTAAAGAGTGAGAGATAATCCAaatttctcatttttcttttattgtatatcaagagattttttttggccttttctgtttctcctgctcttcctcttcttctcagTCAGGCAGACAGCTCTGCAGGAGGCACGGTGCAGGGACTGAGTGCCAGAGTGGCTATACTGTAAACAACAGCCATGGTGGTGCTGGACCCTTTGGCGCTTCGGCGAGGGCTGGTTACCTCCACTGCACTGGAATGCTGAGGCTCCCTCCTCCTGTAAGCGCGGCGCAGGGCAGAGCGGAAGTTATCGGGTACAAAGCAGTAGACCACGGGGTCTAGGCAGCTGTTTAGACTACTGAGGGTCACAGTGGTGTGATAGGCAACCACTTGCTGTTCTTTTCCACCACCTAGGTGGAAGTACACAAGGGCCTCACGCACATGGAAGGGCGTGAAGCAGATGACAAAGACAATAAGCACAGCCAGTAACAGGCGCACAGCTCTCGCCCTTCGACCACGGCTCTGTGCCATGAGACGGTCGTTGGCGAGAGCGCAGGCAACTCGTGCTGTGAAAGTTAAAATGACCAGCAGGGGGATCACAAACTCCAGCAACGTAATGGCAAACAGCACAGGCAGGCGGCAGCAGGACGATCCAGCAAATTCCAAAGCTGTGGTCTGGAATGAGTAGGTGACCACCACAGCAAAGAGCCACACCCCTGCACTAACACCTTTAGCCACACCAGGACTTCTGCAGCGGTCTGCTGTGCCAGCGGCCCAAACCACTGCCATGTAACGGTCCACGCAGATGCTCGTGAGGAACAAGATGCTGCAGTACATGTTAACAAAATAGCTAAAAGTATGCACATATGAACAAGCCACACAGCTACCCCCACTGTAATACAGAGCAATCCTCGCTGGGAGAGACAGCGCCACCAGTAGGTCAGTTACAGCTAAGTTAATGGTGTAGATAAGAGGTGCCGTGCGAGACCTTGTACCCACACAGAACACATAGAGAGCCAAGCTGTTTAGCACGAGCCCCACCAAGAACATGATGCTGTTGACCACCATGAGGGTGATCCACAGACCGTAGAAGTCCTCATAGAGAGCCTCGTCCAGATGCCCTAATCTCTTCAAGTATGGCACCCCCCAGTGGCGGAAAGAGATGTTGACTGGAGGATCAGGAGTGACGTTGAAAAACTGTCTGAGGAGGGTCTTCATGACAGGCTGTAAAAATGAGATAAGACAAAATGTGTGattgctttatttattctgtttgtcCTGTGTGATGTTACTGTGACACATTCATCAGAGAAGTATAGTATTACCATTCTGGTGCTAGATTTTTagataaaaaattattttcttccttttaaggttttttttgtttgtttgtttgttttttaaactgtcTCTCAAACATAAAGGTTCTGAGGCAGTAACCAAAGTAGTAGCTGTACTTTGGGAATATTTATTCTTGAATAGTTTCTTTTTCTTAGCCCTGGTTTCCTTGACAGTAGTTTACATTATGATTCTGTGGATGAAAAGAAGACTTACGACGTTAAACATGCTGGCGTATACAACAGCACAGAGCTATGCAAAACCGTGAATTTGCAGAGGAAAGATCACCGTTAAGGGTTttgactatttattttttttgcaagagACTTCATGCTCTAATTAGCTGCATTTATATCTGACTGAAATGTCAGTCTTAAACCAGTACAGCAGGTAATTCATCCAATTTTAACTTATTGTTCTGTGTGGAGAGCATGTTTAAAATGAGCCGTggttgtatatttatttatttagctttgtATCAttcctttatattttatacaatattCTTCCATAGCTAACTCTCACAGGGGAATTCAGATTCAGAGAAGAACATTAAGTTGAATGTTGATATGCAGTACACATAAACCAGTACCCTCATtaataaagtacattttataCTCTAAAAAAAGAGGTATGAAATGTGAAATGATGAAGCCTTTTTGAACTGAGTCTTACCATTTGGATCGTGGTCCAATGGGTCTCCGATGAGTTTTCTGAGTCACTGAGCATCTCTTATTAAAAGTCATAGTATCCAATATGTACTGATCATCATGCACTCACACCATGTGCTAGAGAAGAGTTCTGGATGTAATGTGGTTGAAATCCAGACCGGTCCCAACCTGATGACCTCCTACTTTCCCTTAAAAAGCACCTTCTATCTTTTAACAATTTAAGTCACATAATGTGTAAATCAGGTCTCTACTTTTTTCACTGTTGGTCTTTCAGTGCTGGTCATCTATAAGATTTTTGCCTGATCCAAGAATCTAAGTCTTGATGTCTCTTTGAGTCTTTCACCATGTCTGAATGTGTGCAGAGATTGgggtcttgctctctctctctctctctctctctctctgtttctttcctccctctctctcgttctctctaaATCTTCTTTCCCCTGAGTTCTGACTGTGAAGAAAGTTTCCCAAATTTACTCCTGCTCTGACATCAAGCCTTTTCTCCTTGGATCAAATGTCTTTGCACGATAAAGCATATTATAATGCCTTTTAGGGGTATAACACAGAAATTTTATATAAAcaagaatgatcaaacacagTGGTGTTTTCAAGAAACGACAACTTTCAACCTTGTGCTAAATCCACTTAATCCCAATTATAAATGATGTACAAGTTTAATCTCTGGTTTCAAACATGAACAAGGACTTGATATGTGGCTTTACAggattaaaacatttgttttatttatttattattatatttaattaaacagCATCAAATGCTTTATTCCAGTTGGTCAGATGATGCTGATTagtgttctataacagcagctctgactatagtgtcacaatcacaatcagtctattgtttctatagcaacaacttacacagggacttgtatggtagaGATTACAAATAATATAATAGCTTAATAACTAATACATGTTTTATTAGAAGTTTATTGaacataaatggaagaagtctccagtttACGAGCTTTGGGACAGTCAGTAAAGTTTCTGTTGCAGAGGGATTGTCAGGACAGGGAACTTTATGCTTTCTGGCTTGACATTAACATGAAAAGATGCATTTCCTCCCTCTTATTATCTCTTATAACAAGAGGCTGATAAGAGGATGAAAGCCGTTATAATAGAAGCGATAACAGAAGTTAAATTCTTTTGTAGCTATAAAAGATATCTAGCTCTATAAAGTATAGCTTGTTGTTCATTaccaaatttattttattcttttaaaggTCATTGTCAAACTGTCATACTGTCattggaaagtaatcaacttcTGGGTGGTAATGGGTGATAATACCTTTTTTGCATCAAGCCGCATCCCAGCACGACCACATCacttattttccagtaacagcataCAACATCATGCTTTATTACATGCATATTATATCATTAGACAGAAATAAAGTGAATGCTGTTAATGTCAAAAGAATGCTGTTAATCTCATGTTGAAAGCGTAAGCCCATATTTCCACTTAATGTTTTCCCCTTTTGTACTTATTTGGATATAAAGAGCATTTGAAACTTTTGAAATACTTGCACATAAGTATATAACTCTCACAAAACAGGAGGCAAgttggatgcaagtgcagattaaagtccaaaaacagaataaagacCAGAATAAAGACTAaataaagaccaaaacaaaacacaaaacataaaatatgaACTCATGGCACATGAGTTAATATAATCATGAGACAATACACATACTGTAGGACATGGAAACAtaacacataaacacaacacaaaacaaagagTGCTGTATAAAGCGTGACTTATATTCCGGTGCTAATTAACTAAAACTGGAATCAGGTGTAACTAGTCATGTAATGTGATGATGTGTAgagcagtggctgatgggaatcgtaGTTTCGTGTtaattcaaaaaataaaatacgctgcaaaaaatatttttagatgCATATCACATTGGCAGATAGTGtttatttcaagcatttatttccccccaaaaaagcaACAACCAATAGAATAACATAGTTTCAAATTTGTTTAACCTTGCACTTGTTTTATAATAGGCccaaaatgagaaatattagacAAACGCACCTGGACAAAATATGTTTTTCAGTTTTCCAGTGGACTGACTGATTCTTTGTAAACAgatcattttaatttacagGGGTTGAATGTCAAGTACTAAGTAAATGACTTGCAAATCCCAGCATTATATATTCCATATATATGGGGGAAATAGGAGGCATGGTAAGTATATCCAGCGTAATTACTACAGCTTAAATTAGATAAAATTTCTCATTATTACGACTTggtaaatgttataattttgtCTTCAACTGGCAGAAATGGGCTTATGCAAATTTAATACATGCTCTCCAGCTGTATTATTTTGTGCACACAATCACTGTACTCAAAGGCATTTTTAGACTGCAGTAAATCACAACATGAGTGTAAAATTAATCTATCCCTTAGGTATAATCACCAGGAA
Coding sequences within it:
- the LOC108256848 gene encoding G-protein coupled receptor 20; amino-acid sequence: MLSDSENSSETHWTTIQMPVMKTLLRQFFNVTPDPPVNISFRHWGVPYLKRLGHLDEALYEDFYGLWITLMVVNSIMFLVGLVLNSLALYVFCVGTRSRTAPLIYTINLAVTDLLVALSLPARIALYYSGGSCVACSYVHTFSYFVNMYCSILFLTSICVDRYMAVVWAAGTADRCRSPGVAKGVSAGVWLFAVVVTYSFQTTALEFAGSSCCRLPVLFAITLLEFVIPLLVILTFTARVACALANDRLMAQSRGRRARAVRLLLAVLIVFVICFTPFHVREALVYFHLGGGKEQQVVAYHTTVTLSSLNSCLDPVVYCFVPDNFRSALRRAYRRREPQHSSAVEVTSPRRSAKGSSTTMAVVYSIATLALSPCTVPPAELSA